From a single Desulfurella sp. genomic region:
- a CDS encoding NFACT RNA binding domain-containing protein, which yields SGYIDPNYIKTILPHNNAQKIVPLDNIPYEHFNVLGFDVYIGKNAKGNDLILKNASKDDIWMHPKSIPGPHLIIKNPQRLQQLDKTLLEQCAQKIRENLGTNDKIEVDYTFVKFVKKPKGFKKGRVTYSNFKTVVVG from the coding sequence TTAGTGGATACATTGATCCTAATTATATAAAAACAATCTTGCCTCATAATAATGCGCAAAAAATTGTCCCTTTAGATAATATACCATACGAGCATTTTAACGTACTTGGTTTTGATGTATATATAGGAAAAAACGCTAAAGGAAACGATTTAATTCTAAAAAATGCTTCAAAAGATGATATATGGATGCACCCCAAAAGCATACCAGGACCACATTTAATAATAAAAAACCCACAACGCTTACAACAGTTAGACAAAACTCTTTTAGAACAATGTGCACAAAAAATAAGAGAAAATTTAGGTACAAACGATAAAATTGAAGTAGACTATACATTTGTAAAATTTGTAAAAAAACCTAAAGGTTTTAAAAAAGGTAGGGTTACTTACTCTAACTTCAAAACGGTTG
- a CDS encoding NFACT family protein, with amino-acid sequence MNNFLFNFFARKIKERSIGERIFNIYAHDDTIFLNLKNNLAILFKLNSPTALFFGNYKLEKTQNNFAVSLHKKISGLKIIDVDFTGLERVLTLYLVDKRLDIEHHYYLIFEITGRNGNLLLCDNAQKIIEVFRLNQKRQIVPGKIYKKPPQMLDVALSDINTLKNAIKKGNILGIDSFTKNFINEENLENFIETIKKPSDRLFCYTYNKKKFVYPFLLNFGLDTSVIEENELFELIFKQNINIDSNNTKIIKFLDKKIKKLSEKIEKIQSDIKKAEDAQTFKLYADTLLENISNLKYINADIIYLKPLEKTNELAIPINPQKTIQDNINHYYK; translated from the coding sequence ATGAACAACTTTTTATTTAACTTTTTTGCAAGAAAAATAAAAGAAAGATCGATAGGAGAAAGGATTTTTAATATTTATGCACATGATGATACAATCTTTTTAAATTTAAAAAATAATTTAGCCATTCTATTTAAATTAAACTCTCCAACTGCTTTATTTTTCGGTAATTATAAACTTGAAAAAACACAAAATAATTTTGCTGTATCTTTACATAAAAAAATTAGTGGACTCAAAATTATTGATGTAGATTTTACGGGTCTTGAGCGTGTTTTGACACTCTATCTTGTAGATAAAAGGTTAGACATTGAGCACCACTATTATCTGATATTTGAAATTACAGGAAGAAATGGAAATCTATTGCTATGCGATAACGCTCAAAAAATAATTGAGGTGTTCCGTTTAAACCAAAAAAGACAAATCGTGCCAGGCAAAATTTACAAAAAACCACCTCAAATGTTAGATGTAGCTTTATCAGATATAAATACTTTAAAAAATGCTATAAAAAAAGGAAATATCTTAGGTATAGACAGCTTTACAAAAAACTTCATAAATGAGGAAAATTTAGAAAATTTCATAGAAACAATAAAAAAACCATCAGACAGGTTATTTTGCTATACTTACAACAAAAAGAAATTTGTATATCCATTTTTACTTAATTTTGGTTTAGATACATCTGTTATTGAAGAAAACGAGCTTTTTGAACTAATTTTTAAACAAAATATCAATATAGACTCAAACAATACTAAAATTATAAAATTTTTAGATAAAAAAATTAAAAAATTAAGCGAAAAAATTGAAAAAATCCAAAGTGATATCAAAAAAGCCGAGGATGCTCAAACTTTTAAATTGTACGCTGACACTTTACTTGAAAATATTTCTAACTTAAAGTATATCAATGCCGATATAATTTACCTAAAACCTCTTGAAAAAACAAATGAGTTAGCCATACCGATTAATCCTCAAAAAACGATTCAAGACAACATAAATCATTACTATAAA
- the rpsU gene encoding 30S ribosomal protein S21 — MPGVYVRDNESFEEAFKRFKKQCERAGILSEIKKREHYEKPSEKKKKKALAARKKALKKKRLSERKK; from the coding sequence TTGCCGGGTGTCTATGTAAGAGACAATGAATCTTTTGAAGAAGCCTTCAAAAGATTTAAAAAGCAATGCGAGCGTGCTGGTATTCTCTCTGAAATTAAAAAAAGAGAGCATTATGAAAAACCCAGCGAAAAGAAAAAGAAAAAAGCATTGGCTGCTCGCAAAAAGGCTCTCAAGAAAAAAAGACTTAGCGAAAGAAAAAAATAA
- the priA gene encoding primosomal protein N', protein MNYYNVLFNIALSKSFTYKSTQNIEVGSRVLVDFNNRKKVGIVLEKTTQINIDDIKEVIAILDNKPAISEELIKTINFASYYYLSPRGLILRNALPSKAFSKEPINFEKNSIKKQINHQKFFNLNDEQKKIYESIDLKNFNVNLIFGVTGSGKTEIFLHLIRDVIEKGKNALVLVPEIVLTNQYKRVFEEKFLDTVGVYHSQLTPKQKFLEWLMFKKQEKRVLLGTRSAAFVDLSDTGLIVVDEENDDSYKQENTPSYNAKDLLIYRAKQLNIPVILSSATPTVETYYKASITKKFKLFKLNNRINNCELPVIEFSKPENTLLSIKSQEYIKKSIEEKQTCAILVNRRGFAHFLICGDCGYIFRCPNCNVSLVYHKKTKDLKCHFCESSFEIPKKCPNCSSYNIKDVGTGTQKMEEFLRENFGNINIARLDRDTASSKKNAYNIVSNLLDGKIDIIVGTSMISKGYDIEKINLVIISNIESIFALPDFRADEKCVSLIIQTAGRSGRKQKGNVIIESKLPSRLENFIINHDYEGFLKEEINLRKSLTYPPFSHLIRIISQNTNEKIAKQNIQQCFEILKNGGFSFLGPTKCPIDKIKNKYRYHIIIKTNDIFKTLRFITAELLDKNLNFDVDPISFF, encoded by the coding sequence ATGAATTACTATAATGTGCTATTTAACATTGCTTTAAGCAAAAGTTTTACATATAAAAGCACACAAAATATTGAAGTCGGCTCACGGGTGCTGGTGGATTTCAACAATAGGAAAAAAGTCGGCATCGTTCTTGAAAAAACAACACAAATAAATATAGACGATATAAAAGAAGTTATAGCTATATTAGATAATAAACCGGCTATAAGTGAAGAGTTAATAAAAACAATTAATTTTGCCAGTTATTATTATTTATCTCCAAGAGGTCTAATTCTAAGAAATGCCCTGCCTTCTAAAGCTTTTTCAAAAGAACCAATAAATTTTGAAAAAAATTCTATTAAAAAACAAATTAACCATCAAAAATTTTTTAATTTAAACGATGAACAAAAAAAAATTTATGAATCTATTGATCTAAAAAACTTTAATGTTAATTTGATATTTGGTGTTACAGGATCTGGCAAAACAGAAATATTTTTACATTTAATAAGAGACGTAATAGAAAAAGGAAAAAACGCCCTTGTGTTGGTACCAGAAATTGTGCTTACAAATCAATACAAAAGGGTTTTTGAAGAAAAGTTTCTTGATACAGTTGGTGTATATCATTCTCAACTTACACCAAAACAAAAATTCCTCGAGTGGTTAATGTTTAAAAAACAAGAAAAAAGGGTATTGCTTGGTACGCGTTCCGCTGCTTTTGTAGATTTATCTGATACAGGCTTAATAGTGGTAGATGAAGAAAATGATGATTCATACAAACAAGAAAATACGCCATCATATAACGCCAAAGACCTGCTTATATATAGGGCAAAACAACTAAATATTCCAGTCATTCTATCAAGTGCAACACCTACAGTGGAAACTTATTATAAAGCCTCGATAACAAAAAAATTTAAATTATTTAAACTTAATAATAGAATAAATAATTGTGAGTTACCTGTAATTGAGTTTTCAAAACCAGAAAATACTCTTTTGAGTATAAAATCACAAGAATACATAAAAAAATCAATAGAAGAAAAACAAACTTGCGCGATCCTTGTAAATAGAAGAGGCTTTGCACATTTTTTGATTTGTGGTGACTGCGGTTATATTTTTAGATGCCCAAATTGCAATGTTTCGCTTGTTTATCATAAAAAAACAAAGGATCTTAAATGTCATTTTTGTGAATCAAGCTTTGAAATACCAAAAAAATGTCCAAACTGTTCCAGTTACAATATAAAAGATGTTGGTACAGGTACACAGAAAATGGAAGAATTTTTGCGCGAAAATTTTGGAAATATCAATATTGCAAGATTAGATAGAGATACAGCTTCATCAAAAAAAAACGCTTATAACATAGTTTCAAATTTGCTTGATGGTAAAATAGACATTATAGTGGGTACAAGTATGATATCAAAAGGCTACGATATAGAAAAAATAAATTTAGTAATAATATCAAACATTGAATCAATTTTTGCTTTGCCTGATTTTAGAGCAGATGAAAAGTGTGTTTCACTCATTATTCAAACAGCAGGTAGAAGTGGTCGCAAGCAAAAAGGAAATGTTATTATTGAGTCAAAATTACCTTCGAGGTTAGAAAATTTTATAATAAATCATGATTATGAAGGTTTTTTAAAAGAAGAAATCAATTTGAGAAAATCTCTAACTTATCCACCGTTTTCACATTTAATAAGAATCATTTCTCAAAATACGAATGAAAAAATTGCAAAACAAAACATACAACAATGTTTTGAAATATTGAAAAATGGTGGATTTAGTTTTCTTGGACCGACTAAATGTCCAATAGATAAAATAAAAAATAAATACAGATACCATATAATTATAAAAACAAATGATATATTTAAAACACTTCGATTTATAACAGCTGAACTTTTAGATAAAAACCTAAACTTTGATGTTGACCCAATCTCTTTTTTTTAA
- a CDS encoding DUF6691 family protein, which yields MSAPLYINGVISGQTNMIFSIFGGFLFGFFLEATGFASGKNITDEFYFRNNRVIQMMVTAILTSTFWFLVFGSLGLIQIQNIWTPNLYLWPYIFGGLLFGVGMAMSGYCPGTSVAAIASGKKDAMVFGLGMLVGMAIFIFGFPFEKDFYVSSDLGQVYWHTLFGANTLVSFIITLAIGGFFMGFMQYIVSYVNKNRTESKEYSMQYLIGVLALIFVIVVTVLLKTLLPAS from the coding sequence ATGAGTGCTCCACTTTATATAAACGGTGTTATATCTGGCCAGACAAATATGATTTTTTCAATATTTGGAGGCTTTTTGTTTGGATTTTTTTTGGAAGCAACAGGCTTTGCTTCGGGTAAAAACATCACAGATGAGTTTTATTTTAGAAACAATCGCGTCATACAGATGATGGTTACAGCTATTTTGACATCCACATTTTGGTTTTTGGTATTTGGCTCACTGGGTCTTATCCAGATACAAAATATATGGACACCAAATTTATACTTATGGCCTTATATATTTGGAGGGTTATTATTTGGCGTTGGCATGGCAATGAGTGGTTATTGTCCAGGTACTTCTGTAGCAGCCATAGCAAGTGGTAAAAAAGATGCTATGGTATTTGGACTGGGAATGCTTGTTGGAATGGCTATATTTATATTCGGTTTTCCATTTGAGAAAGATTTTTATGTATCAAGTGATTTAGGCCAAGTTTACTGGCACACACTATTTGGTGCAAATACTTTAGTTTCGTTTATAATAACATTAGCTATCGGCGGATTTTTTATGGGTTTTATGCAATACATTGTATCTTATGTCAACAAAAACCGCACAGAATCTAAAGAATATTCTATGCAATATTTAATTGGTGTTTTGGCATTAATATTTGTTATTGTCGTTACTGTGCTTTTAAAAACACTTTTGCCTGCTAGCTAA
- a CDS encoding YeeE/YedE thiosulfate transporter family protein, protein MQQRGYWGTLIGGFLVGTTLFIFYYVSGAGFGASGGFSQASAFIIALFSKSYIASNAYTAKDLGEHGITHILYNRIFFIDIGIFIGGFVSALIGGRLRFSVDKGQTTSTSYRYAMAFFGGILIAYATRYARGCTSGQGLAGAGAYSIGGWLFLFCVFAGVYLTARLFRRQWL, encoded by the coding sequence ATGCAACAAAGAGGTTATTGGGGAACCTTAATTGGTGGTTTTCTTGTTGGCACAACGCTTTTTATATTTTATTATGTATCTGGTGCGGGCTTTGGAGCAAGCGGTGGTTTTTCTCAAGCTTCAGCATTTATAATTGCTTTATTTTCCAAGTCATACATTGCTTCAAATGCATATACGGCAAAAGATTTAGGTGAACATGGAATAACACATATTCTTTACAATCGTATTTTCTTTATCGATATTGGTATTTTTATTGGCGGTTTTGTTAGTGCACTCATTGGTGGCAGATTAAGATTCTCAGTGGACAAAGGCCAAACTACTTCAACATCTTACAGATATGCGATGGCATTTTTTGGCGGCATTTTAATTGCTTATGCTACTAGATACGCAAGAGGCTGTACAAGCGGTCAAGGATTAGCCGGCGCAGGTGCATATTCAATAGGTGGCTGGTTATTTTTGTTCTGTGTATTTGCTGGTGTGTATCTTACAGCAAGATTATTTAGGAGGCAGTGGTTATGA
- a CDS encoding methyltransferase — translation MFEIVQIAGQAYKGYGYSFINGKIVFIPFVETNEKVAIKITKEKKDYFIAEAIDILESTATRKKPFCNYFGICGGCHYQHIHYNQQLNIKSQILKNILKRIGHISLDNVEIIKSKQTFYRHRVKFQKKAEKIGFFKQNSNEFLEINYCPILVKQINSYIKNHKDLEIEVDSFFKLATNKNEPLRLDLSFIAKDVYIDYKMGSFTQVNLDANKTLINLILSLVKGENVFEAFCGIGNFTIPLALKNHKVEAFEIDELSIETLKQNAKRLSLDIKATQYDLNKPLDYKKPIDTLILDPPRNGSLNLMHFVNNKKPDQVIYVSCEPPTLARDLSILKNYTIENIFLLDMFPNTYHFETVAVLSLISK, via the coding sequence ATGTTTGAGATTGTGCAAATTGCTGGACAGGCTTATAAGGGCTATGGTTATTCTTTCATAAATGGCAAAATAGTGTTTATTCCTTTTGTAGAAACAAATGAAAAAGTAGCAATAAAAATTACAAAAGAAAAAAAAGACTATTTTATAGCAGAAGCTATAGATATTTTAGAAAGCACTGCAACCAGAAAAAAGCCTTTTTGCAATTATTTTGGTATATGTGGCGGTTGTCACTATCAACATATCCACTACAATCAACAGTTAAATATTAAATCTCAAATATTGAAAAATATACTTAAGCGTATAGGACATATATCATTAGATAATGTTGAAATAATAAAAAGCAAACAAACATTTTACAGACACAGGGTAAAATTTCAAAAAAAAGCTGAAAAAATAGGATTTTTTAAACAAAACTCCAATGAATTTCTAGAAATAAACTATTGCCCGATACTTGTGAAACAAATAAATAGTTATATAAAAAATCATAAAGATTTAGAAATAGAAGTCGACAGTTTTTTTAAACTGGCTACAAATAAAAATGAACCGTTAAGATTAGACTTATCTTTTATTGCAAAAGATGTTTACATTGATTATAAAATGGGCTCTTTTACTCAAGTCAATCTTGATGCAAACAAAACACTTATTAATCTTATACTAAGTTTAGTTAAAGGTGAAAATGTTTTTGAAGCATTCTGCGGCATTGGGAACTTTACAATACCTTTGGCACTTAAAAACCACAAAGTCGAAGCTTTTGAAATTGATGAGTTATCCATTGAGACATTAAAACAAAACGCAAAAAGATTATCGCTTGATATTAAAGCAACTCAGTATGATTTAAATAAACCACTAGATTACAAAAAACCGATTGATACATTAATACTTGATCCCCCACGAAATGGAAGCTTGAATCTAATGCACTTTGTTAACAATAAAAAACCAGATCAAGTGATATATGTATCATGCGAGCCACCAACGCTTGCAAGGGATTTATCTATTTTGAAAAATTACACTATTGAAAATATTTTTTTACTTGACATGTTTCCAAATACCTATCATTTTGAAACTGTAGCGGTTTTATCATTAATAAGTAAGTAA
- a CDS encoding aspartate ammonia-lyase: MRKETDSMGEVMVPDEAYFGAQTQRAIENFKVSGKSMPLDFIYALATVKLACALSNKELKYIEEKKADAIIQACKEILDHKFDNQFPVDIYQTGSGTSTNMNINEVIANRATEILGGKKGGKLVHPNNDVNKGQSSNDTIPTAMHIMIVELSKKKLLPALDGLKEALEYKEKEFANIVKIGRTHMQDAVPIRLSDEFGAYKTQIIGNKTRITFALEGLKELALGATAVGTGLNAPKGFARLAIEKISEFTNTDYKQAPNLFEAIASKDAVNFFASSLSTLASSMIKIASDIRFLSCGPRCGIGELILKDLQPGSSIMPGKVNPVIPESVLQVSYSVIGYSQIVNMCAQAGVLELNVMMPAIIYHINEAINIMSNVIDDFSTKCILPIRANKERINSFVENSLALVTPLALIIGYDQAATIAHEAYITNKTIKEVVLEKGILTKQQVDEILDPHKMV, translated from the coding sequence ATGAGAAAAGAAACAGATTCAATGGGCGAGGTTATGGTTCCAGATGAAGCATACTTTGGTGCCCAAACACAAAGAGCTATAGAAAATTTTAAGGTATCAGGTAAATCTATGCCTTTGGATTTCATATATGCTCTAGCTACAGTAAAGCTTGCGTGCGCTTTAAGTAATAAAGAGCTTAAATACATTGAAGAGAAAAAAGCTGATGCAATAATCCAGGCCTGTAAAGAAATTTTAGATCATAAGTTTGACAATCAGTTTCCTGTAGATATTTATCAAACGGGTTCTGGTACTTCAACAAACATGAACATTAACGAAGTAATAGCAAACAGAGCAACAGAGATTTTGGGAGGTAAAAAAGGTGGAAAACTTGTTCATCCAAACAATGATGTAAATAAAGGCCAATCTAGCAATGATACAATCCCAACTGCAATGCATATAATGATTGTAGAGCTTTCAAAAAAGAAGCTTTTGCCGGCACTAGATGGTCTCAAAGAAGCATTAGAGTATAAAGAAAAAGAATTTGCAAATATTGTAAAAATTGGCAGAACACACATGCAGGATGCAGTGCCTATTAGGTTATCTGATGAATTTGGTGCATACAAAACTCAGATTATTGGCAATAAAACGCGTATCACATTTGCTTTGGAAGGTTTAAAAGAACTGGCTTTAGGGGCAACAGCTGTTGGGACTGGCTTAAATGCACCAAAAGGTTTTGCCAGGCTTGCAATAGAAAAAATTTCTGAATTTACCAATACAGATTATAAACAGGCACCTAATTTATTTGAAGCCATTGCATCAAAAGATGCTGTAAATTTTTTTGCATCAAGTTTATCAACATTAGCTTCTAGTATGATAAAAATTGCAAGCGATATAAGGTTTTTATCCTGTGGTCCAAGATGTGGGATTGGTGAGCTGATTTTAAAAGATTTACAGCCAGGTAGCTCAATTATGCCAGGCAAAGTAAACCCGGTTATCCCAGAATCAGTTTTACAGGTTTCCTATAGTGTGATTGGTTACTCTCAGATAGTTAATATGTGCGCTCAAGCAGGTGTATTGGAGCTAAATGTTATGATGCCAGCTATAATTTACCATATAAATGAAGCGATAAACATAATGTCAAATGTCATTGATGATTTTAGTACAAAATGTATTTTACCAATTAGAGCAAATAAAGAACGTATAAATAGTTTTGTGGAAAATTCTTTAGCACTTGTTACGCCCCTAGCTTTGATTATCGGATATGACCAGGCCGCAACAATAGCACATGAAGCCTATATAACAAATAAAACAATAAAAGAAGTGGTTTTAGAAAAAGGTATTCTCACAAAACAACAAGTAGATGAAATTTTAGATCCACACAAAATGGTCTAA
- a CDS encoding FAD-dependent oxidoreductase, which produces YGIKAIHAGLGNACDTPLWYYSYASTPTDKQIESFKKLKSLIDLPIIIDGRMGNPDRIKALLEEGWVDFFGLGRSLVADQYFVNKLLNNELDKIWYCGGCLQGCLYNVRSGIGLGCITNPFVDKKFFEPSGKKLKVCIAGGGPAGIATGIYAKMKGYDAIVFEKKELGGQFILATKAPYKDAMLKPLNALINEAKRRGVEFRYEEANYEKLKEQNPDLVVVATGANSQIPNIKGIENEYVIDAFSFFESVVKPKGKRVLVLGIGLIGREAMEILANQGFEVVGVDILSELTQDFTLARLKNNPNVKIFVATSVEEFTNEGVFARQEDEVINLGKFDTIISSIGTKPNKALYEQIKDKFKNVEIIGDAAKVADIYTATQSAYELISRY; this is translated from the coding sequence TACGGTATTAAAGCGATTCACGCAGGTCTTGGAAATGCATGTGATACGCCGCTTTGGTATTACAGTTATGCTTCAACGCCCACAGATAAACAAATCGAATCATTTAAAAAACTGAAGAGCTTAATTGATTTACCTATTATTATTGATGGTAGAATGGGTAACCCGGATAGGATAAAGGCTTTGCTTGAAGAAGGATGGGTTGACTTTTTTGGATTGGGCAGATCTCTTGTGGCGGACCAATATTTTGTAAATAAATTGTTAAATAATGAGTTAGACAAAATTTGGTACTGTGGTGGTTGTTTGCAGGGATGCTTGTACAATGTTAGAAGCGGAATAGGTCTTGGATGTATTACAAATCCTTTTGTAGATAAGAAATTCTTTGAACCTTCAGGTAAAAAACTTAAGGTTTGCATAGCTGGCGGTGGTCCAGCAGGAATTGCTACAGGTATTTATGCTAAAATGAAAGGTTATGATGCTATTGTTTTTGAAAAGAAAGAACTTGGCGGACAATTTATACTTGCAACAAAAGCTCCATACAAAGACGCAATGCTAAAGCCATTAAATGCTCTTATAAACGAAGCTAAAAGACGAGGTGTTGAGTTTAGATACGAAGAAGCAAACTATGAAAAATTAAAAGAGCAAAATCCTGATTTAGTTGTTGTGGCAACTGGTGCCAACTCGCAAATACCAAATATTAAAGGCATTGAGAATGAGTATGTAATAGATGCATTTAGTTTTTTTGAATCAGTTGTCAAGCCCAAAGGCAAAAGGGTACTTGTATTAGGTATTGGCTTAATTGGAAGAGAGGCTATGGAAATCCTGGCAAACCAGGGTTTTGAGGTGGTGGGTGTTGATATATTAAGTGAATTAACGCAGGATTTTACACTTGCAAGGCTTAAAAATAACCCAAATGTAAAAATATTTGTAGCAACAAGTGTTGAAGAATTTACAAACGAAGGTGTATTTGCAAGACAGGAAGACGAAGTAATAAATTTAGGCAAATTTGACACAATCATTTCTAGCATTGGTACAAAGCCAAATAAGGCTTTGTATGAGCAAATTAAAGACAAGTTTAAAAATGTTGAAATTATTGGAGATGCGGCAAAGGTAGCAGACATTTACACCGCAACCCAATCTGCATACGAACTCATAAGTAGATACTAA